The following proteins come from a genomic window of Oncorhynchus mykiss isolate Arlee chromosome 19, USDA_OmykA_1.1, whole genome shotgun sequence:
- the LOC110498114 gene encoding membrane-bound O-acyltransferase domain-containing protein 2 isoform X1, with amino-acid sequence MATETTSSCTGSNLLQPISEIINLPLDQVNFVVCQLFALLTAFWFRLYLHPSKTSPFIRHVVATLLGFYLALFCFGWYALHFLVQSGLTYSIMMFAGLEHMHKLCFIVALGYLSFCQVTRVYVFDYGMYSADFTGPMMVITQKITSLAFEIHDGLARKEEQLTPSQRCLAVRRMPNLLEYLSYNCNFMGILAGPTCSYNDYMAFIEGTAYQPRHLETNGKENGKYKHTEPSPKNDIISKLCTCAISLAIFLSVSKLCPVERSIDDKFMASTPFILQVLYLYLSMLATRPKYYFIWTLSDAINNAAGFGFNGYNKDGTPRWDLISNLRILDIEFATSFKMFLDNWNIQTALWLKRVCYERCPINPTAATFLLSAMWHGVYPGYYLTFLTGISMTMAARALRHNIRPYFLGSTTHRSIYDVITWAGTQIAICYTVVPFVLLAVGPSLKFYRSWYYCIHIACLVLVLALPVKPRHLRIKEEQQQQNSLQGGLTEDHNSHSITDNNCNQKHKAT; translated from the exons gtGAACTTTGTGGTGTGTCAGCTGTTTGCCCTGTTGACAGCCTTCTGGTTTCGTCTGTATCTCCACCCCAGTAAGACCAGTCCCTTCATCAGACATGTGGTGGCCACGCTACTGGGCTTCTACCTGGCTCTCTTCTGCTTCGGCTG GTACGCCTTACATTTCCTTGTCCAGAGTGGCCTGACCTACAGTATCATGATGTTCGCTGGGCTGGAGCACATGCACAA gttgTGCTTCATTGTGGCTCTGGGCTACCTCAGTTTCTGCCAGGTCACCCGGGTTTACGTGTTCGACTATGGCATGTACTCTGCAGACTTCACCGG GCCAATGATGGTCATCACTCAGAAGATCACCAGCCTTGCATTTGAGATACATGACg GTTTGGCGAGGAAGGAGGAGCAGCTGACCCCCAGTCAAAGATGCCTAGCTGTAAG GAGGATGCCGAATCTGCTGGAGTACCTGAGCTACAACTGTAACTTCATGGGCATCCTGGCCGGGCCCACCTGCTCCTACAATGACTACATGGCCTTCATCGAGGGCACGGCCTACCAGCCTCGCCACCTGGAGACCAATGGAAAAGAGAACGGGAAGTACAAGCACACAGAGCCCTCTCCCAAG AATGACATTATCTCCAAACTTTGTACCTGTGCCATCTCCCTGGCCATCTTCCTGTCCGTGTCTAAGCTCTGTCCGGTGGAGCGCTCCATCGACGACAAGTTCATGGCATCTACCCCCTTCATCCTCCAGGTCCTCTACCTGTACCTCTCCATGTTGGCCACCCGGCCCAAGTACTACTTCATTTGGACCCTGT CTGATGCCATCAACAACGCTGCAGGCTTTGGCTTCAACGGCTACAACAAAGATGGTACCCCAAGATGGGACTTGATATCAAACTTGAGAATACTGGACATTGAG tttgccaCCAGTTTCAAGATGTTCCTCGACAACTGGAATATCCAGACAGCACTATGGCTCAAAAG GGTGTGCTATGAGCGCTGTCCCATCAACCCCACGGCGGCCACCTTCCTACTGTCGGCCATGTGGCACGGAGTGTACCCCGGGTACTACCTCACCTTCCTCACCGGCATCAGTATGACCATGGCAGCACGGGCA CTAAGACACAACATCAGACCCTACTTCCTGGGTTCAACGACACACAGGAGCATCTACGATGTCATCACGTGGGCGGGGACTCAGATCGCCATCTGCTACACGGTGGTGCCATTCGTTCTGTTGGCCGTTGGGCCGTCACTCAAGTTCTACAG GTCATGGTACTACTGCATACACATAGCCTGCCTGGTGCTTGTGTTAGCCCTTCCAGTGAAGCCCCGGCACCTCCGCATCaaggaggagcaacagcagcagaacAGCCTACAGGGGGGGTTGACTGAAGACCACAACAGCCACTCCATCACAGACAACAACTGCAACCAGAAACACAAAGCCACATGA
- the LOC110498114 gene encoding membrane-bound O-acyltransferase domain-containing protein 2 isoform X2, with protein MMVITQKITSLAFEIHDGLARKEEQLTPSQRCLAVRRMPNLLEYLSYNCNFMGILAGPTCSYNDYMAFIEGTAYQPRHLETNGKENGKYKHTEPSPKNDIISKLCTCAISLAIFLSVSKLCPVERSIDDKFMASTPFILQVLYLYLSMLATRPKYYFIWTLSDAINNAAGFGFNGYNKDGTPRWDLISNLRILDIEFATSFKMFLDNWNIQTALWLKRVCYERCPINPTAATFLLSAMWHGVYPGYYLTFLTGISMTMAARALRHNIRPYFLGSTTHRSIYDVITWAGTQIAICYTVVPFVLLAVGPSLKFYRSWYYCIHIACLVLVLALPVKPRHLRIKEEQQQQNSLQGGLTEDHNSHSITDNNCNQKHKAT; from the exons ATGATGGTCATCACTCAGAAGATCACCAGCCTTGCATTTGAGATACATGACg GTTTGGCGAGGAAGGAGGAGCAGCTGACCCCCAGTCAAAGATGCCTAGCTGTAAG GAGGATGCCGAATCTGCTGGAGTACCTGAGCTACAACTGTAACTTCATGGGCATCCTGGCCGGGCCCACCTGCTCCTACAATGACTACATGGCCTTCATCGAGGGCACGGCCTACCAGCCTCGCCACCTGGAGACCAATGGAAAAGAGAACGGGAAGTACAAGCACACAGAGCCCTCTCCCAAG AATGACATTATCTCCAAACTTTGTACCTGTGCCATCTCCCTGGCCATCTTCCTGTCCGTGTCTAAGCTCTGTCCGGTGGAGCGCTCCATCGACGACAAGTTCATGGCATCTACCCCCTTCATCCTCCAGGTCCTCTACCTGTACCTCTCCATGTTGGCCACCCGGCCCAAGTACTACTTCATTTGGACCCTGT CTGATGCCATCAACAACGCTGCAGGCTTTGGCTTCAACGGCTACAACAAAGATGGTACCCCAAGATGGGACTTGATATCAAACTTGAGAATACTGGACATTGAG tttgccaCCAGTTTCAAGATGTTCCTCGACAACTGGAATATCCAGACAGCACTATGGCTCAAAAG GGTGTGCTATGAGCGCTGTCCCATCAACCCCACGGCGGCCACCTTCCTACTGTCGGCCATGTGGCACGGAGTGTACCCCGGGTACTACCTCACCTTCCTCACCGGCATCAGTATGACCATGGCAGCACGGGCA CTAAGACACAACATCAGACCCTACTTCCTGGGTTCAACGACACACAGGAGCATCTACGATGTCATCACGTGGGCGGGGACTCAGATCGCCATCTGCTACACGGTGGTGCCATTCGTTCTGTTGGCCGTTGGGCCGTCACTCAAGTTCTACAG GTCATGGTACTACTGCATACACATAGCCTGCCTGGTGCTTGTGTTAGCCCTTCCAGTGAAGCCCCGGCACCTCCGCATCaaggaggagcaacagcagcagaacAGCCTACAGGGGGGGTTGACTGAAGACCACAACAGCCACTCCATCACAGACAACAACTGCAACCAGAAACACAAAGCCACATGA